Proteins encoded within one genomic window of Spirochaeta isovalerica:
- the vapB gene encoding type II toxin-antitoxin system antitoxin VapB: protein MQVVKVFKSGNSQAVRIPKEYAIDDKEMFIHKVGNSIILTSKKDIWDSFRNSIDQFSDDLFEDGREEPEMQERESF, encoded by the coding sequence ATGCAAGTAGTTAAAGTTTTTAAAAGCGGAAACAGTCAAGCTGTACGAATTCCAAAAGAATATGCAATCGACGATAAGGAGATGTTTATCCACAAAGTCGGGAACTCCATCATTCTCACATCCAAAAAAGATATTTGGGATTCGTTCCGGAACAGTATCGATCAGTTTTCAGATGATTTATTTGAGGACGGCAGAGAAGAGCCGGAAATGCAGGAGCGGGAAAGCTTCTAA
- the vapC gene encoding type II toxin-antitoxin system tRNA(fMet)-specific endonuclease VapC — protein MYLLDTNICIYLMKNKYPHLQAKVEEKPISSLALSSVTLAELEYGISKSKYPEKNKDLLYGFISPFDIVSFSELDAENFGYIRAILERSGTPIGPYDLQIAAQCLTRNLCLITNNVKEFERVPNLKIENWIDE, from the coding sequence ATGTATCTACTGGATACAAACATCTGCATTTACCTGATGAAAAACAAATATCCCCATTTACAGGCAAAAGTAGAAGAGAAACCAATATCCTCTTTGGCCTTGTCATCCGTCACATTAGCAGAACTGGAGTATGGTATATCTAAAAGTAAATACCCTGAAAAAAACAAGGATTTACTATATGGATTTATATCACCCTTTGACATTGTATCTTTCAGTGAGCTGGATGCTGAGAATTTTGGCTATATAAGAGCGATTCTGGAGAGATCAGGGACACCAATCGGTCCATATGATCTTCAGATTGCCGCTCAATGTCTTACAAGAAACCTATGTCTGATTACAAATAATGTGAAAGAATTCGAACGCGTCCCGAATCTGAAAATTGAAAATTGGATTGATGAATAA